In one Corallococcus sp. EGB genomic region, the following are encoded:
- a CDS encoding NAD(P)/FAD-dependent oxidoreductase codes for MSSRLPQHVRVAIVGAGFAGLGMAIRLKQEGLDDFVILERADDVGGVWRDNIYPGCACDVQSLLYSFSFAPNPGWSRVYSPAWEIQAYLRDCVRRFQLEPFIRLGLAVLSAKWDATARRWRLETSQGGLTADALVVAVGTLSEPVIPPLPGLERFRGKVMHSARWDPDHALAGRRVGVVGTGASAVQIVPAIQPEVGRLVLFQRTPAWVLPRGDKPNSALRKALYRWVPGMRWLLREALRILRDCLALGFQNPWILRLGQRWVLRHMLKVVKDPALRERLTPRYTMGCKRILVSDDYLPALTRPNVEVVTEPIREVREDAVITGDGAVHPVDTLVFGTGFQATEMPLGHHIQGRDGRTLAQVWAGSPRAFLGITVSGFPNLFLLQGPHTTLGHTSVLLMMEAQVEHVLGALRYLEARGAAAVEPDPKAQDAFVRDLDARLSRTVWNQGGCRSWYMDATGRNSALWPGTTAAFRHRVERFEPSDYVTLPRPAATRTLRP; via the coding sequence GTGTCTTCCCGTCTTCCTCAGCACGTGCGCGTCGCCATCGTGGGCGCGGGCTTCGCCGGGCTGGGCATGGCCATCCGGTTGAAGCAGGAAGGCCTCGACGACTTCGTCATCCTGGAGCGCGCGGACGACGTGGGCGGTGTCTGGCGCGACAACATCTATCCCGGCTGCGCGTGCGACGTGCAGTCGCTGCTGTACTCGTTCTCCTTCGCGCCGAACCCCGGCTGGTCCCGCGTCTACTCGCCGGCTTGGGAGATCCAGGCGTACCTGCGCGACTGCGTGCGGCGGTTCCAGTTGGAGCCCTTCATCCGCTTGGGGCTCGCGGTCCTCTCCGCGAAGTGGGACGCGACCGCGCGGCGCTGGAGGCTGGAGACGTCCCAGGGAGGCCTCACCGCGGACGCCTTGGTGGTCGCGGTGGGCACCCTGAGCGAGCCCGTGATTCCACCCCTGCCCGGGCTGGAGCGCTTCCGGGGCAAGGTGATGCACTCAGCGCGGTGGGATCCGGACCACGCGCTGGCCGGACGCCGGGTGGGCGTGGTGGGCACGGGCGCGTCGGCGGTGCAGATCGTGCCGGCCATCCAGCCGGAGGTCGGCCGGCTCGTCCTCTTCCAGCGCACGCCCGCGTGGGTGTTGCCCCGGGGGGACAAGCCCAACAGCGCCCTGCGAAAGGCGCTGTACCGGTGGGTGCCGGGCATGCGGTGGCTCCTGCGCGAGGCGCTGCGCATCCTGCGCGACTGCCTGGCCCTGGGCTTCCAGAACCCGTGGATCCTCCGGCTCGGGCAGCGGTGGGTGCTGCGGCACATGCTGAAGGTGGTGAAGGACCCTGCGCTCCGCGAGCGGCTCACGCCCCGGTACACGATGGGGTGCAAGCGCATCCTCGTCTCCGACGACTACCTGCCGGCCCTCACGCGCCCGAACGTGGAGGTTGTCACCGAGCCCATCCGCGAGGTGCGCGAGGACGCGGTCATCACCGGTGACGGCGCTGTCCATCCGGTGGACACGCTCGTCTTCGGCACCGGCTTCCAGGCGACGGAGATGCCCCTGGGGCACCACATCCAGGGGCGGGACGGCCGGACGCTCGCGCAGGTGTGGGCGGGCAGTCCGCGGGCCTTCCTGGGCATCACCGTGAGTGGCTTTCCCAACCTCTTCCTCCTACAGGGGCCCCACACCACCCTGGGCCACACCTCCGTGCTGTTGATGATGGAGGCTCAGGTGGAGCACGTGCTGGGCGCGCTGCGGTACCTGGAGGCCCGGGGTGCCGCCGCCGTGGAGCCGGATCCGAAGGCACAGGACGCCTTCGTGCGGGACCTGGACGCGCGCCTGTCCCGCACGGTGTGGAACCAGGGCGGATGCCGGAGCTGGTACATGGACGCCACGGGGCGCAACTCCGCCCTCTGGCCCGGCACCACCGCGGCCTTTCGTCACCGGGTGGAGCGCTTCGAACCGTCGGACTACGTCACGCTTCCCCGGCCGGCCGCGACCCGCACGCTCCGGCCGTGA
- a CDS encoding collagen-like protein yields the protein MGPQGEQGPAGAGEPGPQGPQGVQGPAGATGPQGPIGLTGPMGPQGIAGPTGPAGAKGDTGPTGAKGDTGAKGDTGAKGDTGPAGPAGAKGDTGDTGPSGAKGDKGDTGPAGPAGPTGPTGATGATGPTGATGPTGPQGPQGPAGTQGLYGDGSAGAFNVGAGQSVDLSTAQGVNLLPAGFNLQFSSINITGTLRVPSGTVLRSTGDITVTGSIIVLPAAEDLGGAEAPSGIARTNAGPYNGGAGLAVFQAAQVRRVQSASGGAGARLYVGPNADGGAGGGALLLVSRTNIRIPAGAAIDARGVSGTNPQTSGASIVGTGGGGGGIVLVAAKGSINVGGSISVPGGKGADGFNGNGGTGEGGGGGGGGGIVHFISPVPPTVTGTVDVSGGAGGANAAPVAPSTTILSGGGGGGSGGTGGNAGGIIPGTMTNVNASAGTAGYFLQTIAPEPESLLGL from the coding sequence ATGGGTCCCCAGGGCGAGCAGGGCCCGGCGGGTGCGGGCGAGCCCGGGCCCCAGGGACCGCAAGGCGTGCAGGGCCCGGCGGGCGCGACGGGCCCCCAGGGCCCCATCGGCCTGACGGGCCCCATGGGGCCGCAGGGCATCGCGGGTCCCACGGGGCCGGCGGGCGCGAAGGGCGACACGGGCCCCACGGGAGCGAAGGGCGACACGGGCGCGAAGGGCGACACGGGCGCGAAGGGCGATACGGGCCCCGCGGGTCCAGCGGGAGCGAAGGGCGACACGGGCGACACGGGCCCCTCGGGCGCGAAGGGCGACAAGGGTGATACGGGCCCCGCCGGTCCGGCGGGTCCCACGGGGCCGACTGGCGCCACGGGCGCCACCGGGCCCACCGGCGCAACGGGACCGACTGGACCTCAGGGACCTCAAGGCCCCGCCGGCACGCAGGGGCTCTACGGTGACGGGTCGGCGGGGGCGTTCAACGTGGGGGCGGGCCAGAGCGTGGACCTCTCCACCGCGCAGGGCGTGAACCTGCTTCCGGCGGGCTTCAACCTCCAGTTCAGCAGCATCAACATCACCGGGACGCTCCGGGTCCCCAGCGGCACGGTGCTGCGCTCCACGGGGGACATCACCGTGACCGGGTCGATCATCGTGTTGCCCGCGGCGGAGGACCTGGGCGGCGCCGAGGCCCCTTCGGGCATCGCCCGGACGAACGCGGGCCCCTATAACGGTGGCGCGGGCCTGGCCGTCTTCCAGGCGGCCCAGGTTCGCCGGGTGCAGTCCGCGTCGGGCGGAGCCGGAGCGCGACTTTACGTGGGCCCGAACGCCGACGGCGGGGCGGGCGGCGGCGCGTTGCTGCTGGTCTCACGCACCAACATCCGCATTCCCGCGGGGGCGGCCATCGACGCGAGGGGCGTGAGCGGCACGAACCCGCAGACCAGCGGAGCGTCCATCGTGGGCACGGGCGGCGGCGGTGGCGGCATCGTGCTGGTCGCGGCGAAGGGAAGCATCAACGTGGGCGGCTCCATCAGCGTGCCGGGCGGCAAGGGCGCGGATGGCTTCAACGGCAATGGCGGTACGGGTGAAGGCGGTGGCGGTGGCGGCGGCGGCGGCATCGTCCACTTCATCTCCCCGGTGCCCCCCACCGTGACGGGCACCGTGGACGTGTCGGGGGGCGCGGGGGGCGCCAACGCGGCGCCCGTAGCCCCCTCGACCACCATCCTCTCGGGCGGTGGCGGCGGTGGCAGCGGCGGCACCGGCGGCAACGCGGGAGGCATCATCCCGGGCACCATGACGAACGTGAACGCCTCCGCGGGGACAGCGGGCTACTTCCTCCAGACGATCGCCCCGGAGCCGGAGTCGCTGCTGGGCCTTTAG
- a CDS encoding GNAT family N-acetyltransferase, translating to METPLPFAPRLRPVTSSDEPFLFTLYASTRARELAAWGLPPAQAEPFLRMQYQAQARHYAAVHPPEGHALIEVEGAPVGRQWVARTATELLLVDVSLLPEHQGRGLGTHLLRELQGEAARARVPVRLHVTRDNPALRLYTRQGFTPVPGGDPTSPYLELQWRAPEGDSGTGVG from the coding sequence GTGGAGACGCCCCTGCCCTTCGCGCCCCGTTTGCGCCCGGTCACGTCCTCGGATGAGCCGTTCCTCTTCACGCTCTACGCGAGTACGCGCGCACGCGAGCTGGCCGCCTGGGGCTTGCCGCCCGCGCAGGCGGAGCCGTTCCTGCGCATGCAGTATCAGGCACAGGCCCGCCACTACGCGGCGGTCCATCCTCCGGAAGGCCACGCCCTCATCGAAGTGGAGGGAGCGCCCGTGGGCCGCCAGTGGGTCGCGCGCACTGCCACGGAGCTGCTGCTCGTGGACGTGTCCCTGCTCCCCGAGCATCAAGGACGTGGCCTGGGCACGCACCTGCTGCGCGAGCTCCAGGGGGAGGCGGCACGGGCGCGCGTGCCCGTGCGGTTGCACGTCACGCGCGACAATCCGGCGCTGCGGCTCTACACCCGGCAGGGCTTCACGCCCGTGCCGGGAGGTGACCCGACGTCGCCGTACCTGGAGCTCCAGTGGCGGGCTCCGGAGGGCGACTCGGGGACCGGCGTCGGCTGA